One segment of Luteolibacter rhizosphaerae DNA contains the following:
- a CDS encoding GDSL-type esterase/lipase family protein, producing the protein MRLSAILLFLLSLMLARAAETRVLFLGDSITYDGRWAAWVESALRNNAAYADAEILNLGLGSETTSGLSEQGHAGGKFPRPCIHERLGRVLAACKPTLVIACYGMNDGIYQPLDEARMNAYRQGMTKLKEEVEKTGSKIVFVTPAIFQPDTPEKDTLHYDAVLDAQAKWLKGQRAAGWKVVDIRPDLRLFLEAMDVMDPDFVFSPDGVHPAERGHAEMGKMIAKGLWPLLGLKGEPKMASERNFPLLKKHADLLRDAYLTETKHTRPGVPEGKPVPEATAESKRLLEVYQAVNRAKKSMWNGHPMEEFTADGRSALLVMPRNGIQPGSPWIWRTEFFGHEPQADISLLNRGFCVAYIDMQDMYGSPKAMGHMDAFYDFLRTGYDVSPKVVLEGFSRGGLFAFNWAALHPGQVAGLYVDAPVCDFKSWPGGKGVGPGSAGDWEKLLKVYGMTEAEALAYTKNPVDNLEPLAKAGIPIFAVIGDADEGVPVGENIDIVEKRYKLFGGKIEVIRKPGGKHHPHSLPDPTPIVEAVMKMVGR; encoded by the coding sequence ATGAGATTGTCTGCGATCCTGCTTTTCCTTCTGAGCCTGATGTTGGCGCGTGCGGCGGAGACGCGGGTGCTCTTCCTGGGCGATAGCATCACCTATGACGGGCGCTGGGCGGCATGGGTGGAGTCGGCGTTGCGGAACAATGCGGCCTATGCCGATGCGGAGATCTTGAATCTAGGGCTGGGCAGCGAAACTACTTCGGGATTGTCCGAGCAGGGGCACGCGGGCGGGAAGTTTCCGCGGCCATGCATTCACGAGCGGCTGGGACGGGTGCTGGCGGCGTGCAAGCCGACGCTGGTGATCGCGTGTTACGGGATGAACGACGGGATCTACCAGCCGCTGGATGAAGCGAGGATGAATGCCTACAGGCAGGGGATGACGAAGCTCAAAGAGGAGGTGGAGAAGACGGGCTCGAAGATCGTCTTCGTGACTCCGGCGATCTTCCAGCCGGATACTCCGGAGAAGGATACGCTGCACTATGATGCGGTGCTGGATGCGCAGGCGAAGTGGCTGAAGGGCCAGCGCGCGGCGGGATGGAAGGTGGTGGATATCCGCCCGGACCTGCGGCTCTTCCTGGAAGCGATGGATGTGATGGATCCGGACTTCGTGTTTTCCCCGGACGGGGTGCATCCGGCCGAGCGCGGACACGCCGAGATGGGCAAGATGATCGCGAAGGGGCTGTGGCCGCTGCTGGGACTGAAGGGCGAGCCGAAGATGGCGTCAGAGAGGAACTTCCCCCTGCTGAAGAAGCATGCGGACCTGCTGAGGGATGCGTATCTCACGGAGACAAAACACACGCGGCCGGGTGTGCCGGAAGGCAAGCCGGTGCCTGAGGCGACGGCGGAATCCAAGAGACTGTTAGAGGTCTATCAAGCTGTGAACAGGGCGAAGAAGTCGATGTGGAACGGGCATCCAATGGAGGAGTTTACAGCCGACGGGAGGTCGGCGCTGTTGGTGATGCCACGGAATGGAATCCAGCCGGGTTCGCCATGGATCTGGCGTACGGAATTTTTCGGGCATGAGCCGCAGGCGGACATCTCTCTGCTGAACCGGGGCTTCTGCGTGGCCTACATCGACATGCAGGACATGTACGGTTCACCGAAGGCGATGGGGCACATGGATGCGTTCTACGATTTCCTCCGGACCGGCTACGATGTCTCGCCGAAGGTCGTGCTGGAGGGCTTCAGCCGGGGCGGGCTCTTCGCCTTCAACTGGGCGGCGCTGCACCCCGGGCAAGTGGCGGGGCTGTATGTGGATGCGCCGGTGTGCGACTTCAAAAGTTGGCCGGGCGGCAAGGGAGTGGGTCCGGGAAGCGCGGGAGATTGGGAGAAGCTGTTGAAAGTATATGGCATGACCGAGGCCGAGGCGCTGGCCTACACCAAGAACCCGGTGGACAACCTGGAGCCCTTGGCGAAAGCGGGGATCCCGATCTTCGCGGTGATCGGGGACGCGGACGAAGGCGTACCGGTCGGCGAGAACATCGATATCGTGGAGAAGCGCTACAAGCTCTTCGGCGGGAAGATCGAGGTGATCCGCAAGCCGGGAGGGAAGCATCACCCGCATAGCCTACCGGATCCGACGCCGATCGTGGAAGCGGTGATGAAGATGGTGGGGCGGTGA
- a CDS encoding sialidase family protein, with product MRALLLGLVLCTPLLARDIYVSTGQSPRHTYRIPTLAVTKQGTILAFAERRVNGKSDTGDIDTVVKRITADGTISNEITVADMGTDTIGNACPIVDPESGVVTVIMTWNRLPEKKVVPGFGEDSRLVYLTRSTDDGRTWSKPEDISRQVKLDTWSWFASGPGSGIVTERGQHKGRFVLGVNHKQAEGYFAHVIYSDDRGKTWKSSKSYAAPHTNECEVAELEDGSLMLNMRNHGSPKKERAVAISKNGVETWGETTWDPQLPEPQCMGTLKRHSWAADGKPGLLLFMNPASQEGRKDLVFRGSYDDGKTWTEKVPIKLGDAAYSHLAMMPDGKHVLAYETDNYGKIILEVGFHQRRR from the coding sequence ATGCGTGCTCTCCTCTTGGGCCTCGTCCTCTGCACCCCGCTGCTTGCCCGGGATATCTACGTGAGCACCGGCCAATCACCGCGCCACACCTACCGCATTCCCACGCTGGCTGTAACCAAACAGGGCACCATTCTTGCCTTCGCCGAACGCCGCGTGAATGGAAAGAGCGATACCGGCGACATCGATACCGTGGTGAAGCGCATCACCGCAGATGGGACGATCTCCAACGAAATCACTGTCGCCGACATGGGCACCGATACCATCGGCAATGCCTGCCCGATCGTGGACCCGGAGAGCGGAGTCGTCACCGTGATCATGACCTGGAACCGCCTGCCCGAGAAGAAGGTCGTCCCCGGCTTCGGAGAAGATTCCCGTCTCGTTTATCTCACCCGCAGTACCGATGACGGCCGCACTTGGTCGAAGCCGGAAGACATCAGCCGCCAGGTGAAGCTGGACACTTGGAGCTGGTTCGCCAGCGGCCCCGGGTCCGGCATCGTCACGGAGCGAGGCCAGCACAAGGGCCGCTTCGTGCTCGGCGTGAATCACAAGCAGGCCGAGGGCTACTTCGCCCACGTCATCTACTCGGATGACCGAGGCAAGACCTGGAAGTCCTCGAAATCCTACGCCGCCCCGCACACGAATGAATGCGAAGTCGCCGAACTCGAGGACGGCAGCCTCATGCTCAACATGCGCAACCACGGCTCGCCGAAAAAGGAGCGCGCCGTCGCCATCAGCAAGAACGGCGTTGAGACCTGGGGAGAGACTACTTGGGACCCGCAGCTCCCCGAGCCACAGTGCATGGGCACCCTAAAGCGCCATTCATGGGCCGCGGACGGCAAGCCCGGCCTGCTTCTCTTCATGAATCCCGCCTCTCAGGAGGGTCGCAAGGACTTGGTCTTCCGCGGCTCCTATGATGACGGCAAGACTTGGACCGAGAAGGTCCCTATCAAGCTCGGCGATGCCGCCTACAGCCACCTCGCCATGATGCCCGATGGCAAACACGTCCTCGCATACGAGACCGACAACTACGGCAAGATCATCCTGGAGGTCGGCTTTCACCAACGGAGGCGCTGA
- the coaD gene encoding pantetheine-phosphate adenylyltransferase has product MSTAVYAGSFDPPTNGHLWMIQRGLEMFERLIVAIGSNPSKSYTFSVDERLELLRASIPSAERLTIAHFDNRYLVHYAREQDAKFILRGIRGPNDYEYERVMRHINADLAPNITTTFLMPPRDIAEVSSSMVMGLVGPVGWEDQVRRYVPAPVFDALEKRVK; this is encoded by the coding sequence ATGAGCACCGCGGTGTATGCCGGTTCCTTCGATCCTCCCACGAATGGCCATCTCTGGATGATCCAGCGCGGGCTGGAGATGTTCGAGCGGCTGATCGTAGCGATCGGTAGCAATCCCTCCAAGAGCTACACCTTCTCGGTGGACGAGCGGCTGGAGCTGCTGCGGGCCTCGATCCCCTCGGCGGAGCGGCTGACCATCGCGCATTTCGACAACCGCTATCTGGTGCACTACGCGCGGGAGCAGGACGCGAAGTTCATCCTGCGCGGGATCCGCGGGCCGAACGACTACGAGTACGAGCGTGTGATGCGGCACATCAATGCCGACCTGGCGCCGAACATCACGACGACCTTTCTGATGCCGCCGCGGGACATCGCCGAAGTGTCCTCCAGCATGGTGATGGGCTTGGTAGGGCCGGTGGGCTGGGAGGATCAGGTGCGGCGATACGTGCCTGCACCCGTCTTCGACGCGCTGGAGAAGCGGGTGAAATAA
- a CDS encoding carbon starvation CstA family protein, with translation MLRVLLWIAVSLLGACAVGVAAFQRGEPVNALWLVVAGICTFAVSYRFYSAWLVAKVLTIDDRRAPAAVTCSDGKDFVPTPKWVVFGHHFAAIAGPGPLVGPVLAAQFGYLPGMLWILVGATLGGGVHDAVVLFASMRRDGKSLGQMLKEELNPVIGLIAMVSLLAIMTIILAVLGLVVVKALAESPWGLFTIAATIPLAMVMGIAIKSGKVSVMAASIFGVVGLLAAVVGGKYLTPEMLKALTLDSKQLAWAIMIYGFAASVLPVWLLLAPRDYLSTFMKLGTVAILAVFIIFLAPPLHMPAVTPFIDGSGFVVAGPVFPFVCITIACGAVSGFHALISSGTTPKLLAREKDIRLVGYGSMVVEMLVALMAIIAACALQPGQYFAINSPVDPNNIAAVDAQIAKINAYGPEYAVTRAEMEQLARDLGEPHIIGKIGGAPTFAVGMAHMFAKVIPGQTALSLWYHFAIMFEALFILTTLDAGTRVGRFILQDLLGQVVPKMRDTGSWTANVIATFLLVAAWGYFLYQGAIDPEGIAKSLWPIFGIANQLLAVIAFCLGTTILIKMGKARYAWCTLVPMVFLTLVTFTAGIMKIWSPMAAGFLPTIQKLEAAIAGGLQGEALQKAQTALTNAKVDVGITAMFLIFVAAIVIGCVREWVLLLCRQKPAVLHESEYVALAE, from the coding sequence ATGCTTCGTGTCCTGCTCTGGATTGCCGTGTCCTTGCTGGGAGCCTGCGCCGTCGGCGTGGCTGCCTTCCAGCGGGGTGAGCCCGTAAACGCGCTTTGGCTCGTGGTCGCGGGTATCTGCACCTTCGCCGTTTCCTATCGCTTCTACTCGGCCTGGCTGGTGGCGAAGGTGCTGACCATCGATGACCGTCGTGCACCGGCGGCGGTGACCTGCAGCGACGGGAAGGACTTCGTGCCGACGCCGAAGTGGGTGGTCTTCGGGCACCATTTCGCGGCGATCGCGGGGCCGGGTCCACTGGTGGGTCCGGTGCTGGCGGCGCAGTTTGGCTACTTGCCCGGCATGCTCTGGATCCTGGTCGGCGCGACGCTGGGCGGCGGGGTGCACGACGCGGTGGTGCTCTTCGCCTCGATGCGGCGGGACGGAAAATCGCTGGGGCAGATGTTGAAGGAAGAGCTGAACCCGGTGATCGGCCTGATCGCGATGGTGAGCTTGCTGGCGATCATGACGATCATCCTGGCGGTCCTCGGCCTAGTGGTGGTCAAGGCGCTGGCGGAGAGCCCGTGGGGCCTCTTCACGATCGCGGCCACCATCCCTTTGGCGATGGTCATGGGGATCGCGATCAAGAGCGGCAAGGTGAGCGTGATGGCGGCCTCGATCTTCGGCGTCGTGGGCCTGCTGGCAGCGGTGGTGGGCGGGAAGTATCTAACGCCTGAGATGCTCAAGGCGCTGACCTTGGACTCGAAACAACTCGCTTGGGCGATCATGATCTATGGCTTCGCCGCGAGCGTGCTGCCGGTGTGGCTGCTGCTGGCGCCGCGCGATTATCTCAGCACCTTCATGAAGCTGGGCACGGTGGCGATCCTGGCGGTCTTCATCATCTTCCTCGCACCGCCTCTGCATATGCCAGCGGTAACGCCTTTCATCGATGGCAGCGGCTTCGTGGTCGCGGGGCCGGTTTTTCCCTTCGTTTGCATTACGATCGCATGCGGAGCCGTGAGCGGATTCCACGCGTTGATCTCCTCCGGCACCACGCCGAAGCTGCTGGCACGGGAGAAGGACATCCGCCTGGTGGGCTACGGCTCGATGGTGGTGGAGATGCTGGTGGCGCTGATGGCGATCATCGCGGCCTGCGCACTGCAGCCGGGCCAGTACTTCGCGATCAATTCGCCCGTGGATCCGAACAACATCGCCGCGGTGGATGCGCAGATCGCGAAGATCAATGCCTACGGGCCGGAGTATGCGGTCACGCGGGCAGAGATGGAGCAGCTCGCGAGGGACCTCGGCGAGCCGCACATCATCGGCAAGATCGGCGGGGCTCCGACTTTCGCGGTCGGGATGGCGCACATGTTCGCGAAGGTGATCCCGGGGCAGACCGCGCTATCGCTGTGGTATCACTTTGCGATCATGTTCGAGGCGCTCTTCATCCTCACCACGCTCGATGCGGGCACACGGGTGGGACGCTTCATCCTTCAGGATCTGTTAGGGCAGGTGGTTCCGAAGATGCGTGACACCGGATCGTGGACCGCGAATGTAATCGCGACTTTCCTGCTCGTCGCGGCCTGGGGTTACTTCCTGTATCAAGGCGCGATCGATCCGGAGGGAATCGCGAAGAGCCTGTGGCCGATCTTCGGGATCGCGAACCAGCTTCTAGCCGTGATCGCCTTCTGCCTCGGCACGACGATCCTGATCAAGATGGGCAAGGCGCGATATGCTTGGTGCACGCTGGTGCCGATGGTCTTTCTGACCTTGGTGACCTTCACCGCGGGCATCATGAAAATCTGGTCGCCCATGGCGGCGGGCTTCCTGCCGACGATCCAGAAGCTGGAGGCGGCGATCGCGGGCGGCCTGCAGGGCGAGGCTCTGCAGAAGGCCCAAACCGCGTTGACGAACGCGAAGGTGGATGTGGGGATAACGGCGATGTTCCTGATCTTCGTCGCCGCCATCGTGATCGGCTGCGTGCGGGAGTGGGTGCTGCTGCTGTGCAGGCAGAAGCCGGCGGTCCTTCACGAGAGCGAATACGTCGCGCTGGCGGAGTAG
- a CDS encoding LysE family translocator, producing MFGIHDFGVFIGACVLLNLTPGPDTLYILGRSMAQGRTAGLASVLGIATGTVVHTLAAALGVSALLAASASAFMVIKFAGAAYLIYLGVRMLVTRGSDAVVPTGFSSKGFGKVFRQGLLTNVLNPKVALFFLAFVPQFISADSPSKFAAFLTLGFTFVGTGTVWCLLLVWASAWIGGRLRENQSFGAWLNRGAGALFVFLGFRLAAAK from the coding sequence ATGTTCGGTATTCACGACTTCGGCGTCTTCATCGGGGCCTGCGTTCTCCTGAATCTGACGCCAGGGCCGGATACGCTGTATATTCTCGGTCGGAGCATGGCGCAGGGTCGCACGGCCGGGCTAGCCTCGGTGCTGGGAATTGCGACGGGTACGGTGGTCCACACTTTGGCGGCGGCGCTGGGAGTGTCCGCCCTGCTCGCGGCCTCCGCCTCGGCGTTCATGGTAATCAAGTTCGCGGGTGCGGCCTATCTGATCTATCTCGGGGTGCGCATGCTGGTGACGCGGGGGAGCGATGCCGTGGTGCCCACGGGCTTTTCCTCGAAGGGCTTCGGCAAAGTCTTCCGGCAGGGGCTGCTGACGAACGTGCTGAACCCGAAGGTGGCCTTGTTCTTCCTGGCCTTCGTGCCGCAGTTCATCTCGGCGGATAGCCCGTCGAAGTTCGCGGCCTTCCTCACGCTCGGCTTCACCTTCGTCGGCACGGGCACGGTGTGGTGTCTGTTGTTGGTGTGGGCCTCTGCCTGGATCGGAGGGCGGCTGCGGGAAAACCAGTCCTTCGGCGCTTGGCTGAACCGCGGAGCGGGTGCCTTGTTCGTCTTCTTGGGATTCCGTCTGGCGGCGGCGAAGTGA
- a CDS encoding 3-keto-disaccharide hydrolase: MKSKPALMLRLLTACFLFGSPALADEASPYPGCTKIFNGKDFEGWVADASTWSIVDGAMRGVAGTSRLAYTKKDYGSFRLIFTSRMAPVNHDHLGVLFWGDRPTDPAKPKIDNAGWLQFMPPFGGMWDYHPPQHKDLPHEKLVKAPESSDQWHVTEMLCNLEKGTLRAAVDGVEIVRYTHPVPAERKDPEKRIIPGPIGMFRHGGGASEYKEIYVEADPKEDKPITVK, from the coding sequence ATGAAATCCAAACCCGCGCTCATGCTCCGGCTTCTCACGGCCTGCTTTCTTTTCGGAAGTCCTGCTTTGGCTGACGAGGCTTCGCCCTATCCCGGCTGCACGAAGATTTTCAATGGGAAGGATTTCGAGGGTTGGGTGGCGGATGCGTCCACATGGAGCATCGTCGATGGCGCGATGCGCGGGGTGGCTGGAACCTCGCGGCTGGCGTACACGAAGAAAGACTACGGTAGCTTCCGCCTGATCTTTACCTCGCGGATGGCTCCGGTGAACCACGACCACCTCGGGGTGCTCTTTTGGGGCGATCGGCCGACGGATCCGGCGAAGCCGAAGATCGACAATGCCGGCTGGCTGCAGTTCATGCCACCCTTCGGCGGGATGTGGGACTACCATCCGCCGCAGCACAAGGACCTGCCGCACGAAAAGCTGGTGAAGGCACCCGAGAGCTCCGACCAGTGGCATGTGACCGAGATGCTCTGCAATCTGGAGAAGGGCACGCTGCGGGCGGCGGTGGATGGCGTGGAAATCGTTCGCTACACGCATCCGGTCCCGGCCGAGCGCAAGGATCCGGAGAAGCGGATCATTCCCGGACCGATCGGAATGTTCCGGCATGGCGGTGGAGCTTCGGAATACAAGGAGATCTACGTGGAAGCGGATCCGAAGGAGGACAAGCCGATCACGGTGAAGTGA
- a CDS encoding NADPH-dependent FMN reductase: MIKLLILPGSARRESFNRKLAGIAAKIAAEAGAEVDLVDPADFRLPLYDAELEEAEGLPENAKALKQKFIAAHAILFASPEYNSSITPLMKNTIDWVSRTETDDEPDLVAYRGKVAGLISASPGGFGGMRGLVHLRSILGNIGVLVTAKQFCLASAYDKFDQHGALKNEKDLQGVRAVVTELLKVAGAVTRA, encoded by the coding sequence ATGATCAAGCTCCTCATCCTTCCCGGCAGTGCCCGGCGCGAGTCCTTCAACCGCAAGCTGGCCGGAATCGCGGCGAAGATCGCCGCCGAGGCGGGCGCGGAGGTGGATCTGGTGGATCCCGCGGACTTCCGTCTGCCTCTCTACGATGCGGAGCTGGAGGAGGCGGAGGGCTTGCCGGAGAATGCGAAGGCGCTGAAGCAGAAGTTCATCGCGGCCCATGCGATCCTTTTTGCCTCGCCGGAATACAATTCATCGATCACGCCGCTGATGAAGAACACCATCGACTGGGTGAGCCGCACGGAGACGGACGATGAGCCGGATCTGGTCGCGTATCGCGGCAAGGTGGCGGGGCTGATTTCGGCATCTCCCGGCGGATTCGGCGGCATGCGCGGGCTGGTGCACTTGCGTTCGATCCTCGGAAATATCGGCGTGTTGGTGACGGCGAAGCAATTCTGTCTCGCCAGTGCCTACGACAAGTTCGACCAGCACGGCGCCCTGAAGAACGAGAAGGATCTCCAAGGGGTGCGAGCGGTGGTAACGGAGCTCTTGAAAGTGGCGGGAGCGGTGACGCGTGCTTGA
- a CDS encoding ester cyclase, with protein MPSNADIVRECIEDVINRRNLDSAAKYFWEDVVELVPFPGQGPGVEGVKDVVRGMIAAFPDMLWTIEEQISEGDKVLTRFEWTGTHQGEFLGVPATGQPVRVWGMIIDRLEGGRIKDTRMLMDAMGMMIQLGVVPPP; from the coding sequence ATGCCTAGCAATGCCGACATCGTCCGCGAATGCATCGAGGATGTGATCAACCGGAGAAATCTGGATTCAGCCGCGAAATACTTTTGGGAAGACGTGGTGGAGCTGGTGCCATTCCCCGGGCAAGGACCGGGAGTGGAGGGCGTGAAGGATGTGGTGCGCGGGATGATCGCTGCTTTCCCCGACATGCTCTGGACCATCGAAGAGCAGATCTCGGAAGGCGACAAGGTGCTGACCCGCTTCGAGTGGACCGGCACGCATCAGGGCGAGTTTCTTGGGGTTCCGGCCACGGGGCAGCCGGTGCGGGTTTGGGGTATGATCATCGACCGGCTCGAAGGCGGGCGCATCAAGGATACCCGCATGCTCATGGATGCCATGGGGATGATGATTCAACTCGGAGTCGTACCTCCGCCATGA
- a CDS encoding VOC family protein, with translation MSMNSEMKPPIPVLRSFDEAKTKEFYVDFLGFRVDWEHRFETGTPLYMQVSRGSCVLHISEHFGDSTPGAGIRIEVAELASYLDGLRAKSYRHARPGEAQLQPWGLREITISDPSGNRLTLYSE, from the coding sequence ATGAGCATGAATTCGGAGATGAAGCCGCCCATTCCCGTGTTGCGCAGCTTCGATGAAGCGAAGACGAAGGAGTTCTACGTCGATTTTCTCGGCTTCCGGGTCGACTGGGAGCATCGCTTCGAGACGGGCACGCCGCTCTACATGCAGGTCTCAAGGGGTTCCTGCGTGCTCCACATCTCCGAGCACTTCGGGGATTCGACGCCGGGCGCGGGCATCCGCATCGAGGTGGCCGAGCTGGCAAGCTATCTGGACGGACTGAGGGCGAAGAGCTACCGGCATGCCCGCCCGGGTGAGGCGCAGCTCCAGCCGTGGGGCCTGCGCGAGATCACGATCTCGGATCCTTCCGGCAACCGGTTGACCTTGTATTCCGAGTGA
- a CDS encoding DUF1501 domain-containing protein: protein MHPLTESQLLVNRRYFFGKSATGIGMAALATMLGEDSFGDEILAPLTQIAPKAKRVIYLFQNGAPSHVELFDHKPELAKRHGQAVPESLTAGKRFSTMTGNASGKKLLAPLEPFHARGQSGATVSDLMPHTAAIADELCFVKSMFTEQVNHAPAINFFLSGNQLPGRPTIGSWLSYGLGSLNQNLPTFVAMTSVSKDTTCGQIFYDFYWASGFLPSRHQGVKLHPGQDPVLYLTNPQGVSPALRRNMLDGIAKLNQRKLETSGDPEVATRIAQYEMAYRMQTSVPELADISGEPKEVLDMYGPQVHQPGSYARNCLLARRLIERGTRFVQLMHAGWDQHNSLTTELYTQCKDTDQPSAALVKDLKMRGLLDDTLVIWGGEFGRTPFIQGDFNDRPKWGRDHHPYAFTVWMAGGGVKPGYTHGETDELGFNVAKDGVHVHDFQATLLHLLGIDHEKLTYKFQGRHYRLTDVHGHVVKPILA from the coding sequence ATGCACCCGCTTACCGAAAGCCAACTCCTCGTGAACCGACGCTACTTCTTCGGGAAGAGCGCGACGGGCATCGGCATGGCAGCGCTGGCGACGATGCTCGGTGAGGACAGCTTCGGCGACGAGATCCTCGCTCCCCTCACCCAGATCGCGCCGAAGGCCAAGCGGGTGATCTACCTCTTCCAGAACGGCGCGCCGAGCCATGTCGAACTCTTCGACCACAAGCCCGAACTCGCGAAGCGCCACGGCCAGGCCGTCCCCGAAAGCCTGACCGCGGGCAAGCGCTTCAGCACCATGACCGGCAATGCCAGCGGCAAGAAGCTGCTCGCGCCGCTCGAACCATTCCACGCCCGGGGCCAATCCGGTGCCACCGTGAGCGATCTGATGCCCCACACCGCGGCGATCGCGGACGAGCTCTGCTTCGTGAAAAGCATGTTCACCGAGCAGGTGAATCATGCGCCTGCGATCAACTTCTTCCTCAGCGGCAACCAACTCCCCGGCCGTCCCACCATCGGCTCATGGCTCTCTTACGGACTGGGCAGCCTGAACCAGAACCTGCCGACCTTCGTTGCGATGACCTCGGTCAGCAAGGACACCACCTGCGGGCAGATCTTCTACGACTTCTACTGGGCCTCGGGCTTCCTGCCCTCCCGCCATCAGGGCGTGAAGCTTCATCCCGGCCAGGATCCCGTCCTCTACCTCACCAATCCGCAGGGCGTGAGCCCGGCACTGCGCCGCAACATGCTCGACGGCATCGCCAAGCTCAACCAGCGCAAGCTGGAGACCAGCGGCGATCCGGAGGTGGCGACGCGTATCGCGCAATACGAGATGGCCTACCGCATGCAAACCAGCGTGCCGGAACTGGCGGACATCTCCGGCGAGCCGAAGGAGGTGCTCGACATGTATGGCCCGCAGGTCCACCAGCCCGGTAGCTATGCGCGGAACTGCCTGCTCGCCCGCCGCCTGATCGAGCGCGGCACCCGCTTCGTCCAACTCATGCACGCCGGCTGGGACCAGCACAACAGCCTGACCACCGAGCTCTACACCCAGTGCAAGGATACCGACCAACCGAGCGCCGCACTGGTGAAGGATCTGAAGATGCGCGGCCTGTTAGACGACACCCTCGTCATCTGGGGCGGCGAGTTCGGGCGCACGCCCTTCATCCAAGGAGACTTCAACGACCGCCCGAAATGGGGCCGCGATCATCATCCCTACGCTTTCACCGTTTGGATGGCTGGCGGCGGGGTGAAGCCCGGCTACACCCACGGTGAGACCGATGAGCTCGGCTTCAACGTCGCCAAGGACGGCGTACACGTTCACGACTTCCAGGCGACCCTGCTGCACCTGTTAGGCATCGATCACGAGAAGCTCACCTACAAATTCCAAGGGAGGCACTACCGCCTGACCGACGTCCACGGCCATGTGGTCAAACCGATCCTGGCCTGA